One Paraburkholderia sp. PREW-6R genomic region harbors:
- a CDS encoding VIT family protein, which translates to MRKAHEEPHRINSVGWLRAAVLGANDGIISTASLIIGVASAHAEHGHLVLTGLAGLVAGAMSMATGEYVSVSSQADTEKAALAEEQAELEADGARELRELAAIYVRRGLDMALAKKVAQALMAHDALGAHARDELGISEVTTARPFQAALASACSFSVGAALPLTVTALAPRQKVVLSLAATALVSLAILGGLAARVGGAKVGPGVVRVAFWSALSMGLASSVGAIFGAS; encoded by the coding sequence ATGCGCAAAGCACATGAAGAACCCCATCGTATCAATTCGGTTGGCTGGTTGCGCGCTGCAGTGCTGGGTGCAAACGACGGGATCATCTCGACCGCCAGCCTCATCATTGGCGTGGCGTCAGCACACGCCGAACATGGCCATCTTGTTCTGACCGGACTCGCGGGTCTCGTGGCGGGCGCGATGTCTATGGCGACCGGCGAATACGTGTCGGTTTCCTCGCAGGCCGATACGGAAAAAGCGGCGCTCGCCGAGGAGCAGGCTGAACTCGAAGCGGACGGCGCCCGCGAACTCCGCGAACTGGCGGCCATTTATGTGCGGCGCGGCCTCGACATGGCCCTCGCCAAAAAGGTTGCGCAGGCGCTCATGGCACATGACGCGCTCGGCGCACATGCACGCGACGAACTGGGTATCTCCGAAGTCACGACCGCTCGACCCTTCCAGGCGGCACTCGCCTCGGCATGCAGCTTTTCGGTAGGGGCGGCGTTGCCACTCACCGTCACTGCGCTTGCGCCTCGGCAAAAGGTCGTCCTTAGCCTTGCAGCGACTGCGTTAGTGTCCCTTGCGATTCTTGGCGGACTGGCGGCACGCGTCGGCGGTGCGAAGGTGGGTCCGGGCGTCGTTCGGGTTGCCTTCTGGAGTGCGCTATCAATGGGGTTAGCCTCTTCTGTTGGCGCGATCTTCGGTGCGAGTTGA
- a CDS encoding LysR family transcriptional regulator, with amino-acid sequence MDLLKAMSVFVRVVELGSLTAAAKAFDLSPTMVGNYLQALESRCGAQLVHRTTRKQKISAFGQTYYERCVEILGLIDDTEQLALDHLAKPSGRLRVTAPVVFTNECLIPALADYHERYPEIKLDIVATDGLADLFDEGFEAAIRIGALANPLAVARPLAPYRLVLCAAPAYVDAHGAPATPHALGEHQCLTYAYPPRSEWYAAQPEWTLHGPRGPVSVPVDGRLKIDNAEALRRAALRGLGIAMLPSMLILGDLGEGRLIEVLPDFAAPERSMNLLYLQERQKSPKLRSFTEFVVERFGANTSARQTLPTASAPGRTK; translated from the coding sequence ATGGATCTCCTGAAAGCCATGAGCGTCTTCGTTCGCGTCGTAGAGCTGGGTAGCCTGACGGCCGCGGCGAAAGCATTCGACCTGTCCCCGACCATGGTCGGCAACTATCTCCAGGCTTTGGAGAGTCGCTGTGGCGCGCAACTCGTTCACCGCACGACCCGCAAGCAGAAAATCAGCGCGTTCGGGCAGACTTATTACGAGCGATGCGTGGAGATCCTGGGCCTCATCGACGACACAGAACAACTGGCGCTCGATCACCTCGCGAAACCTAGCGGACGCTTGCGTGTCACTGCGCCTGTCGTCTTCACGAATGAATGCCTGATTCCCGCGCTTGCGGACTATCACGAGCGCTATCCGGAGATCAAGCTGGACATCGTCGCGACCGACGGGCTCGCGGATCTGTTCGACGAAGGTTTCGAGGCTGCCATTCGCATTGGGGCTCTGGCGAACCCTCTTGCGGTCGCACGTCCTCTAGCACCGTACCGTCTCGTGCTATGTGCGGCGCCCGCCTACGTCGACGCGCATGGCGCGCCGGCCACGCCACACGCGCTGGGTGAACATCAATGCCTGACGTATGCGTACCCGCCGCGATCGGAATGGTACGCGGCGCAACCGGAATGGACGCTACACGGCCCGCGTGGGCCGGTCAGCGTCCCGGTGGATGGCAGACTGAAAATCGACAATGCGGAGGCGCTACGCCGCGCAGCGTTAAGAGGACTGGGTATTGCGATGCTCCCCTCCATGTTGATACTCGGGGATTTGGGCGAAGGGCGTCTGATCGAAGTCTTGCCGGACTTTGCCGCCCCCGAGCGGTCCATGAATCTGTTGTATCTGCAGGAGCGGCAGAAATCGCCGAAGCTCCGTAGTTTTACTGAGTTCGTGGTCGAGCGGTTCGGTGCGAATACGTCCGCTCGACAGACCTTGCCGACCGCCAGCGCACCCGGCCGCACGAAGTAG
- a CDS encoding NIPSNAP family protein, translating into MQYELATLSCPLLEQDRVSDCAHRWVSNDGATGRLLGAWRTEIGELSRIVVLRGFETMGELQHERDRALTAEQPFGIESATVQLAMESYMLFPFLPDIEPATFGSFYEIRRYWLKAGGVAPTMTAWEQALGPAHAYTSHLIGNMYALDGPPRIVHIWGFSSLEERMALRKRHYAEGLWPPKGGPEQIERATSTICLPEMWSPLH; encoded by the coding sequence ATGCAATATGAACTGGCAACGTTGTCGTGTCCGCTTCTGGAGCAGGACCGTGTGTCGGACTGCGCGCATCGGTGGGTATCGAATGACGGCGCGACCGGCCGACTGCTTGGAGCATGGCGCACTGAAATCGGTGAGCTGTCGCGCATCGTCGTGCTGCGCGGCTTCGAGACGATGGGTGAATTGCAGCATGAACGCGATCGCGCGTTGACCGCCGAACAACCCTTCGGAATCGAAAGCGCGACCGTTCAGTTGGCGATGGAAAGCTACATGCTTTTTCCCTTTTTACCGGACATCGAGCCAGCGACCTTCGGCAGCTTCTACGAGATTCGCCGCTATTGGCTGAAAGCCGGCGGCGTCGCGCCGACCATGACCGCGTGGGAACAGGCGCTCGGTCCAGCCCACGCCTACACGTCGCATCTGATTGGCAACATGTATGCACTCGATGGACCGCCGCGCATCGTGCACATCTGGGGGTTCTCAAGTCTCGAAGAGCGGATGGCGTTAAGAAAGCGGCATTACGCCGAAGGTCTGTGGCCGCCGAAAGGTGGCCCGGAACAGATTGAAAGGGCGACGTCCACGATCTGTTTGCCGGAGATGTGGTCGCCGTTGCATTAA
- a CDS encoding MerR family transcriptional regulator, whose amino-acid sequence MRPAPVQELLTIGQLSQLTGASVRSIRHYDEHGLLASVRASNGYRMFPERAVTQVTQIQRMIATGFTIDDIRGFPDCMLLIEGARSCDQITDVQRARLEAIDRQIADLEKRRARLVKTLQEGAVPPVD is encoded by the coding sequence ATGAGACCCGCCCCTGTACAGGAACTGCTGACGATCGGTCAACTCTCGCAACTCACCGGCGCGAGCGTGCGATCGATCCGGCACTACGACGAACACGGTCTGCTCGCCTCGGTACGAGCGAGCAACGGCTACCGCATGTTCCCGGAAAGAGCCGTTACGCAGGTCACGCAGATTCAGCGCATGATCGCGACCGGTTTTACCATCGACGATATTCGCGGCTTTCCGGATTGCATGCTTCTGATCGAGGGCGCCCGCTCTTGCGATCAGATCACGGATGTCCAACGGGCAAGGCTCGAAGCCATCGATCGTCAGATCGCGGACCTCGAAAAACGTCGCGCGCGGCTCGTCAAAACGCTGCAGGAAGGTGCAGTGCCGCCTGTTGACTGA
- a CDS encoding alpha/beta hydrolase: MFHQLCILVFSAATLLASAHDASAAPTSYSVTSTDGVKLAVQESGDPNGRPIILVHGLLGSRLNWDAQVQSPDLRQYRIITYDLRGHGLSDKPSGAASYHDGNRWADDLAAVIQGSHAARPVVVGWSLGGVVISNYLAKYGDRAIAGAVYVDGVVELAPGQIVDHPEVYRDMNSPDLKTHLDGERTFVGLCFNHRPDADTFDRLLANAAMASWDMQKEVPTMTVFAAQGLGNARVPLLFIYGGHDALVDTHATLARASALNSRIVSKVYADSGHAPFIEEPERFNRDLAAFVRSASQQ; the protein is encoded by the coding sequence ATGTTCCACCAGTTATGCATTCTGGTGTTTTCTGCGGCAACGCTGCTCGCGTCCGCACACGACGCGAGCGCGGCGCCTACAAGTTATAGCGTGACTTCGACAGATGGGGTAAAGCTGGCGGTACAGGAAAGCGGCGATCCGAACGGGCGGCCAATCATTCTGGTGCATGGACTGCTCGGCAGCCGCCTGAACTGGGACGCGCAAGTGCAGAGCCCCGACTTGCGTCAATACCGGATCATTACGTACGATTTGCGCGGCCACGGTCTGTCGGACAAGCCGTCCGGCGCAGCGTCGTATCACGACGGAAACCGCTGGGCCGATGACCTCGCAGCCGTTATACAGGGCTCCCATGCGGCGAGGCCTGTCGTGGTCGGCTGGTCGCTCGGCGGCGTCGTGATATCGAACTATCTCGCGAAATATGGCGACCGCGCGATCGCAGGTGCGGTGTATGTCGACGGCGTGGTCGAGCTTGCGCCGGGGCAGATCGTCGACCATCCAGAAGTTTATCGCGACATGAATTCGCCGGATCTGAAGACGCATCTCGATGGTGAGCGCACGTTCGTCGGCCTGTGTTTCAACCATCGGCCTGACGCCGACACGTTCGACCGGCTGCTCGCGAATGCCGCGATGGCATCGTGGGACATGCAGAAGGAAGTGCCGACAATGACGGTCTTCGCCGCGCAGGGGCTAGGCAACGCGCGTGTGCCGCTGCTTTTTATCTACGGCGGTCACGACGCGCTCGTCGACACGCATGCGACGCTGGCCCGGGCGAGTGCGCTCAATTCGCGTATTGTCAGCAAGGTGTACGCGGACTCGGGTCACGCGCCGTTCATCGAGGAACCCGAACGCTTCAATCGCGATCTGGCGGCGTTTGTCCGGTCGGCCTCGCAGCAATGA
- a CDS encoding alpha/beta hydrolase — translation MVHEAAHDFFPGFARLDVEAGDVSFRGRMGGTGSPVLLLHGYPQTHIAWRLIAPTLAKSHTVIVPDLPGYGESRTRSDQPRWTKRRVAGALVALMRQLGHERFAVIGHDRGARAGYRLALDHPQRVSAYASLTVIPTLDAFATIDRTFALNAWHWFFLAQPGDLPERMLAADPDAYLDTALARMAGGLDRIDPLALDAYRTAFRNPHVRHAMCEDYRAAASEDLEHDASDSAAGRRLACPVLILWSESEQQARGTLPLKVWSRWAVNVTGRGLPGGHLLPEDAPNEVLASLEDFLWARIADW, via the coding sequence ATGGTGCATGAAGCCGCGCATGATTTCTTTCCGGGCTTCGCAAGGCTCGACGTCGAAGCGGGGGATGTCTCGTTTCGCGGCAGAATGGGCGGAACTGGCTCGCCGGTTCTGCTGTTGCACGGCTATCCGCAAACACACATTGCGTGGCGATTGATTGCGCCGACGCTCGCGAAGTCGCACACCGTCATCGTGCCGGATCTGCCGGGGTACGGCGAGAGCCGGACCCGCAGCGATCAGCCGCGTTGGACGAAACGTCGTGTGGCCGGTGCGCTCGTCGCGCTGATGCGCCAACTCGGGCACGAGCGTTTCGCAGTGATCGGACATGATCGAGGCGCTCGGGCCGGATACCGGCTTGCGCTCGACCATCCTCAACGCGTCTCGGCGTACGCGTCGCTGACCGTGATACCCACGCTCGATGCATTCGCAACCATTGACAGGACGTTCGCGTTAAACGCCTGGCATTGGTTCTTCCTCGCGCAGCCGGGCGATCTTCCAGAGCGAATGCTTGCAGCCGATCCGGACGCGTATCTCGACACGGCACTGGCCAGGATGGCGGGCGGACTCGACCGGATCGATCCCCTGGCGCTCGACGCCTATCGAACTGCGTTCAGAAATCCGCACGTTCGTCACGCCATGTGCGAAGACTACCGTGCCGCCGCTTCCGAGGACCTGGAGCACGACGCAAGCGACTCGGCTGCTGGCCGACGACTCGCGTGCCCGGTCCTCATACTGTGGAGCGAGAGCGAACAGCAGGCGAGAGGGACTCTGCCTCTCAAAGTCTGGTCCCGGTGGGCCGTGAATGTGACGGGCAGAGGATTGCCCGGCGGCCATCTGCTGCCTGAGGACGCCCCGAACGAGGTCCTGGCGTCGCTTGAGGATTTCTTGTGGGCGCGAATCGCTGACTGGTAG
- a CDS encoding LysR family transcriptional regulator — protein MDPIERFFQAGLKLNHLRLLTLFASLGQIRLVADRLNVTQPAISKQLAELEAGLGVPVMTRVGNRLELTAVGETLTRRAREVFHQLEQARYEVDALTSGLSGKISVGAVATVLPVFAPELILELKRRAPHVNVALHEATSDRLFPMLANGSLDCVLSRTEPAGFGKSEFASRAIMDDPIVVVCGRDHPLASRRNVVVEDLAGLPWILPPKEAPTYLALQGWLAGSGIAFPDGCVQSISLPTNEAMLANYPFLALMPLAVARKRASRAGLAILAIPGASFLETVQLFYSTSSVNPVLPAALECVGAVQERLCRSMAD, from the coding sequence GTGGACCCGATCGAGCGGTTTTTCCAGGCCGGATTGAAGTTGAACCACCTCAGGCTGCTCACCCTGTTCGCCAGTCTTGGCCAGATCCGGCTGGTTGCTGACAGGCTGAATGTGACGCAGCCGGCCATATCGAAACAGCTTGCCGAACTCGAGGCTGGCCTCGGTGTGCCGGTCATGACGCGGGTCGGCAACCGGCTTGAGTTAACGGCCGTCGGCGAGACGCTCACGAGGCGCGCGCGAGAGGTGTTCCATCAGCTCGAACAGGCGCGCTACGAAGTGGACGCGCTCACGAGTGGCCTTTCCGGCAAGATTTCTGTAGGTGCCGTTGCCACCGTGCTGCCGGTATTCGCGCCGGAGTTGATACTTGAACTGAAGCGGCGCGCGCCGCACGTCAACGTTGCCTTGCACGAAGCGACCAGCGACCGGCTCTTTCCGATGCTCGCGAACGGATCGCTCGATTGTGTACTGAGCCGCACCGAGCCGGCAGGTTTCGGTAAGAGCGAATTTGCGTCGCGCGCCATCATGGACGATCCGATCGTCGTGGTGTGCGGGCGAGATCATCCGCTGGCGAGCCGCAGAAACGTTGTAGTCGAAGACCTGGCCGGTTTGCCCTGGATCCTGCCGCCGAAGGAGGCGCCCACCTACCTCGCGTTGCAAGGCTGGCTTGCCGGTTCGGGGATCGCGTTCCCGGACGGTTGCGTGCAATCCATTTCGCTGCCCACCAATGAGGCCATGCTGGCGAACTACCCATTTCTCGCACTGATGCCATTGGCGGTTGCGCGTAAGCGAGCCAGCCGCGCCGGTCTCGCCATCCTCGCGATACCTGGCGCGAGCTTTCTCGAAACGGTGCAGTTGTTCTATAGCACGTCGTCCGTGAATCCCGTGTTGCCTGCGGCGCTCGAATGCGTCGGCGCCGTTCAGGAGCGGCTATGCCGGTCGATGGCCGACTGA